From the genome of Daphnia pulex isolate KAP4 chromosome 12, ASM2113471v1:
GCAATTGATTACAACTCAGTCCACTATcaagatatttaaaattccgttttttaagttgacaaaaaatgaaaaaaactgtATGCACAATGCATATTTACACTAAAAAATCATTAGCAAATTGCAAGTAGGCCTAATTGTCGCGTTGTTGTAGCATACGCGTTCCTTTcctcaagaaaaaaatcatctttctAGCCCATTGATAGCTAACTCTAAAACTAATCTAATTTATGGCTCTTTGACTACCTTTCTAAGAAAGcttaattttcttctaaattgTCTCGTTTGGCTTTATTTCCTCATCGCAGTTGAAAATTGAGATTCATTTTAGCGGGCTATTTTCGTCTAAAAATGATGTAATGAtattcattgaaattttgagTCGGAGATGTGAGAATACGGCATCGGAGCTATTTCGAATAAGGTGACAAGTATAAATTGGTCGCTCCTCACGAATAAAATTAGATTGATATTTCATTATCCCAAATGAAGAACATTTCATTAGCACGATTCTTTGCTCCATACCCTATGGAGTATTTTTTATAGAAATGATTGgataaagaaaaggatatgCCAGTGCCAAAATGTTTTAGTTTAAGTACGGACTTGATGGGCATTAACACTCAGAATATCAACTAAGCACCTAAAAAGACAACGGTGGTAAACTAAAACGAACTAAGGATTAGTTTACCCCAATGCGAGCAGCGAAACCATTGCCAATCCCGTGATTTATCACTCGACAATTGTATAAGTGAGACAGTTCTTTAGTCACATGATAAATTAAGTGAAATTTTACATCAACATAATCATCAATATATATGTTATCTTGCCAAATTCATTTCCCGTTGCCAAAGCAGAtggaaaacttttctttctatcaaaaactgaaaaatgcTGTTTATGTCAGACAAAATAGATGTTTGGCTTTAGTTCCCCATTGCAGttgagatttattttaacGAACTATGTACGTCTACGCATGATGTAATGATATACATTGGGATTTTAATTGGGAGAGGTGAGCATACAGCTACGGAGCCGTTTCAAGTAAGGTGTTGAGACTTGCGTATTTTTGTCGCTACTCATGATTGATATTGAACttaaatttcacaaaaatatgaaataaacttgaatttagATTCTCTTCACTTCTTCATCgacttaaataaatttgcTTGTGGTTTAAATTAGTTTCAAATCGTCTGTTGATTCAGCAACTGTACTCATGACACGACATTTTTCAACCTGTAACAGGGTGAATGCGCTTAGAAAATAAACGAAGGACCCAGATAGGGAACAATGTATGACTAGTGTACGGCATAATCGTTTCCCGACCACCTCATGATTTCTCGCTCGAAAGTTTAGTAAGCAAGACAGTTCTTTGATCGAATACTTAAATAAGAGAACATTAATCTATTTTATTATcgtttcaaatatattttctgtCAAAGCATCCTTGACCGTGACCGTAATGAACTTGGGCAGcgtaattttcaaaaaaaaattattatacatGTGGCCTTTCCATTGACAGCCTGTAAAACCTTAATTATACTAGTGTTTCTAAACATATTTTGCTACACACAGGGGCTCCACAGTATAAAGCATCGGCTTTTCTATCCACTGTAAAATGAAGctcatttattgaaaattaaatccCGCATGGTAACAGATCAGTACGTCAAAGGAACTTCAACAAACAATTGTTTGAATCTACAAGTGTCTAGAGAAACTAGCATAGATACTTTCCTTCCCTGCGTCAATGCATATTAACTGAATAAGTCAAAAACTGTTTCGCGGAAAGATTTTTataccattattattattattattatttatttttatttcaggtgtCCATCAAGCCAGTGTGGTGGCGATTGTTACTCACAACATTTGGGAGAAACGGGTGACATAGAAGTCTACCAGTTCTACCCAAATCCACATCGTTGTCGTAATTGCTGCAGACTATGCGAAACTCAAAAGTTCTGTCAAATTAAGATGCAAATTTGTTTGTATCCTCGGCCTCTTCAGCGACTCCATCCATGCCGTTGGCTGCTGCCTTCTTCCTTCCGCCACGTTTCTTGGAAGCGGGCTGATCAAGTGACTCTGAAGATTCATCTGCATAAGTCTTGACCACTTGGGTTCTTGAAGACTTCCTAACACCTTCCGTTTCGAGCGGTGCTCCTTTTGGTTTCTTGGTTGGACTCGCCTCTGATTCATCCGGAGTAGCAACAGCAGCTTTTCCTCTTTTGGTAGTTTTCTGGGGCTTTTCCGCTGCTTCCGGAACGGCAGCAACTTTTTCCTCAGCCTGTTTCTTCGCCGCAGGtcctttctttcctttggcTTTAGTCTCTTTAACCTCTTCAACTGCCTCGGCTTCTTCATCCGCAGCCACCTTGGCCAGTGGGGTTGCCTTCTTTCTGCGACCTCTCTTGGCTGGAACAGCTTTCGAAGTTTCCGGCGATTCCACCACAGTTTTAACAGGAGCAGCTGGTTCTTCTGGAACTGcaggtttctcttcttcttcttcaacatgtttcttggcagcagcagctcctttcTTTCCCTTCGCTTTAGCCTCCTTCACCTCTTCAACTGCTTCCTCCTCGGCGTCAACCTTGGACGCAGCCGGTTCTTCTGGGACTGcaggtttctcttcttcttcaacatgtTTCTTGGCAGCAGCGGCACCTTTCTTTCCTTTGGGTTTAGTCTCCTTTACCTCTTCAACTGCTTCCTCCTCGGCGTCAGCTTTGGACGCAGCTGGAGCGGCTGCCTTCTTCCCACGACCTCTTTTGGCTGGAACAACTTCTACAGCTTCGGTCGTTTCTTCGACAGGAGCTTCAGCTTGCGCCTTGGCCTGTGGTCCTCTGCCTCGCTTTTCTTTAGTTTCAGCTACAGGAGATGCGGGAAGAGGAGATTCAGTCTCGTCATTAGGTAGCGGCTCCTCACTGGCCTTGGCAGCTTTTTTGGCTCCGTCTTTCGATGAAGCTTGTCTGCCTCGGCCCCGTTTCTCTTTAGTGTCTGGTTCGTTTGTGACTAGATTTTCTGATTCCTTTGGTTCTGGGACTTCTTCGACTGTGGCCTTTACTTTTCCACGTCCTTTCTTGCCTTCGGAGCTGGAGAAACTTCAGTTGCTGCAGCAACGACTGGCGGAGCTTGGACTTCGGGTTGATCAGTAACCACCTCTGTGACGGTTGGAGGCGCTGTATCGAGCACTTGGTTACCCCTTTTCCCTCGCCCTTTCTTCTCCACAACTTCTGGTTCAACAACCTGAGTAGTTTCAGATTCCGCTTCAGTTggtttagttttcattttggatttAGGCCCTGTTTTAGATTTTGGTCCAGGCTTTGATTTAGGCTCTGCAACCACCTTGAACACCCACACCTGAACGTCCTTTTCTTGTGCAGTTTCCTCAACTGGTTCAGGATTAACTTTGGGTGATGAACTCATTTCTTCAGATTTTGCTACTGGTGGTTGAGCTTTCTTTCCACGTCCTCTTTTCTCCTTGGTTTCAGCAACTGGAGCTGGAGCTGCAGCTTCTACTCCATTCAGATGATTTTCttcgacaactttttttttgccaggcttctttcctcttccctttttcccctttgcaaCGACAGTGTCAATGACATCACCATTAGTTTCAACTGTTTCTGGCGTCTTCTTCTCCACAGGAGCAGTTTTTACATCATCCTCAACTTCTGGAGAGGTTTTTCCTTTGTTAACTTTTTGAGATTTTCCAGCATTCTTCTTGGGGAGGGCGAAAGTATTGTGAAGTCCAGGCAACATTTCTGTTGGGGCcactttttcagtttctaatttgtttgtttcccctAATACCTAGTACTCGTCCACTACGTACTAGTCCACAAGTCATTGATATAGGGAATTCTGATTCAGGGCGTAAGGGACGACGTGCTGGTAGATGGAATGCACAAGGttgcaaaaattaaatttattgattaatcAATTCCTaacatattttctttattagatACTGCTCGCTTCTTTCTTGCACTTCAAAtgcattttgatttcataGCGCAGCATTTTCCCGGCCGTGagcgaaatgaaataaaaagaaaatttaaagtagaagaaaaaaagaatccgcAATATGTTGACAAAATGTTGAGAGAAAGGAAAGCATTCGACGCAACCCAGTTGGGTTACGTGAAAGAGACGAAAGGAGAAGGAGGCTAAGGAGAAGCAATGGCTAACGACTCCATTCAGATGATTTTCTTcgacaacttcttttttgccaggcttctttcctcttccctttttcccctttgcaaCTACAGTGTCAATGACATCACCATTAGTTTCAACTGTTTCTGGCGTCTTCTTCTCCACAGGAGCAGTTTTTACATCATCCTCAACTTCTGGAGAGGTTTTTCCTTTGTTAACTTTTTGAGATTTTCCAGCATTCTTCTTGGGGAGGGCGAAAGTATTGTGAAGTCCAGGCAACATTTCTGTTGGGGCcactttttcagtttctaatttgtttgtttcccctAATACCTAGTACTCGTCCACTACGTACTAGTCCACAAGTCATTGATATAGGGAATTCTGATTCAGGGCGTAAGGGACGACGTGCTGGTAGATGGAATGCACAAGGttgcaaaaattaaatttattgattaatcAATTCCTaacatattttctttattagatACTGCTCGCTTCTTTCTTGCACTTCAAAtgcattttgatttcataGCGCAGCATTTTCCCGGCCGTGagcgaaatgaaataaaaagaaaatttaaagtagaagaaaaaaagaatccgcAATATGTTGACAAAATGTTGAGAGAAAGGAAAGCATTCGACGCAACCCAGTTGGGTTACGTGAAAGAGACGAAAGGAGAAGGAGGCTAAGGAGAAGCAATGGCTAACGACTCCATTCAGATGATTTTCTTcgacaacttcttttttgccaggcttctttcctcttccctttttcccctttgcaaCGACAGTGTCAATGACATCACCATTAGTTTCAACTGTTTCTGGCGTCTTCTTCTCCACAGGAGCAGTTTTTACATCATCCTCAACTTCTGGAGAGGTTTTTCCTTTGTTAACTTTTTGAGATTTTCCAGCATTCTTCTTGGGGAGGGCGAAAGTATTGTGAAGTCCAGGCAACATTTCTGTTGGGGCcactttttcagtttctaatttgtttgtttcccctAATACCTAGTACTCGTCCACTACGTACTAGTCCACAAGTCATTGATATAGGGAATTCTGATTCAGGGCGTAAGGGACGACGTGCTGGTAGATGGAATGCACAAGGttgcaaaaattaaatttattgattaatcAATTCCTaacatattttctttattagatACTGCTCGCTTCTTTCTTGCACTTCAAAtgcattttgatttcataGCGCAGCATTTTCCCGGCCGTGagcgaaatgaaataaaaagaaaatttaaagtagaagaaaaaaagaatccgcAATATGTTGACAAAATGTTGAGAGAAAGGAAAGCATTCGACGCAACCCAGTTGGGTTACGTGAAATTGACGAAAGGAGAAGGAGGCTTAGGAGAAGCAATGGCTAACGACATGGCAGAATAAAcgatcaaaaattcaaaaccgAAACCGCAAGTTAAATtgataacaaaaacaatacaattatcAACGACGACCTAAGACAACCTTCCTCACGTGCGTCTCGAGGCCTAATGGTCGAGTCTATTGCACCGTCGGGCTGACGGTGCTCGAATGGAGTTTTGCGCTATCGCaccgtcaggccgctaggggTGCTCTGACGGCTGACGGTTGGGGGTACCCCTCTAGTCTCTACATCTGACGGCTGGAGCTACCCAGCTACCCTACCCTTTTCTGACGACTGGGTGTTGTACGGACCCTTTCCCCCTTTCCTGAACCGTCAGGCCGCTAGAGGCGCTGTGAAGGCTGACGGTTGGGGGTGCCCTCTCTACGGCTGGGTATACCCTACCCCTTTCTGACGGCTGGAATAACCCTTCCCCTTTCTGACGGCTGGGTGTACCGTACCGTGTACCAGAACCGCCAGGCCGCTAGAGGCGCTGTGACATTTAATCGGGGATCTATTAccttattcataatttttttttaatatttgcatTGTACAATTTCAGTCTGCACAGAATGTGGTTAAAGTTGGAGTgtagaaatgaaaatctttCAGTAAGGTCGAGGGAAGAATATAGTGTGGGTGTTTGGGCAAATCgtactttaaaaatttatatgcTTAATGAAACTTTAATTACTTTACTTTCTATCATTTACACACGAGGACCTCACAGTGTAAGTACTTTGCTCAGCGTtaaaggtaataaaaaaataattggttCTAATCGTAAGTATTGAACAGGAGTTATGTAAATTTAAGTacgttaaattaaattttatgatgAGTATGTTGCTGAGAGTACTTATTGTGTAAAcatattcaatttcattttattttttctaaaaattacgTAACGCTGAGCAAAGTACTTCTGGATAGGTAACTGGAACATACAAatattagtttaaaaaaacaacattttgaataAGGTATCCCCGATTAAATGTCACAGCGCCTCTAGCGGCCTGACGGTTCTGGAAAGGTGGGTACACCCAGCCGTCAGAAAGAGGGAGGGCACACCCAGCCGTCAGATAGGGGGAGGGCACACCCGGCCGTCACAGCGCCCCTAACGGCCTGACGGTTCTGGAAAGGGGGGATAGGGTCCGTATACCCAGCCGTCAGATGTAGAGACTAGAGAGGGGTACCCCCAACCGTCAGAGCGCCTCTAGCGGCCTGACGGTGCAATAGCGCAAAACCCCATTCGAGCACCGTCAGCCTGACGGTGCAATAGAATTTTCGCCATCACTAGTCTATACTGAAACTTGAGATTAACAACTAAATTTGTCATCTCATTAAAGATTATCCCGAAAGAAATGGAGATACATAGACTCAAAACAACAGTGAAAAGGAATGTCCCAGATATTTACACCCCTGATATCTCTACGCCATCAAAACGAAACATTTATCAGCATTCACTTATAGGCTACTggagtaaatatatatattttacttGGAATTCTCATTATAAGTGAAACATATTGATCCTTTTTTCGTTGCCTTTTTAGGAACAATGTTGTTGATATTTTCCTACAACTGCATCTgaatttgaaagaagttctccACGAGGACGACCGTTCGACCGAAAAGTTATCGTCGAAGATTATGCACAAAGGTATGAACATTTCTATTTAATCGAGTTGCATCAcccctgttttgtttttttaaaagagtggTAGTGCACACGTTACATGCGAAACGAGAATCTCTTCTCATTGTAAGACGATTCTGATAATTACGACAATTCATGCAATCGTCgaatattatgaaaaaaataacctatGTTAAGGCTTTATGTAATTTCGATTCAAATCTTTACCATAGAACCTTATTGATCACTTGACATGTCTTACGTCTGAACTGTTAGGGCCTTTGCATTTTATCTACAAAcccccttttaaaaaagtgatTTGGAGTCAAAATTATATAGCAAAAATCCATATTATGTATTGTGTCATAAAgtcataattttatttaaagtcataatttaaactttaaaggtgAAAAGCTCCAACAACGCATCCGCACGATCCTGgcaacttgaatttttcaatggcGAAAGGGAAGGTGTAGTCTTGTGGGTTGTAGACCAAGAagcgatggaaaaaaattttctgaatGCATTTGGACTCGTAGCAGGACGGGACCAAGGGGCAGGTGGTGCCCACAACTACGTCGCATTCTTCAATTCGAGCAGTTTGCGTGTACTTGATGCCGTAAGACTCGGCGCCGTTGACAATGGTGCGCCGCTTGCCGTCGACGTTGATGGCCCGGAAAGGACGGACGTAATAGGCGGAACTCGGGCAAAGGTAAACCTCGTCGTTCAACTTGGCCAGTTTGTCCTTGTAGAAAGCCACGCCGGCCTGGTAGTGTTGGTCCAGGGCTTGTTGCACTTCATGTTGGGGATATTCTGAGTCTTCCAGGCACCAGGACTTGGTAGTGTTTTTGGCGCAGTGCGGAATCTCGACGTACTTTGGCTGGGCACCGTAGGGAGGAGGAGCTTTGTAGTGGCTGGGCTCAGGATCGGAGAAAACGCCAATCACCATCAGCAAAGCAATAATctgggttttaaaaaaatatttatcattCGTAGGCgttatttttcagaaaacaTTAACACCCGAATAATATTTCTCGAttaaaaacaatcagaaacaaaaccaaacaacttACAGTCAATTTGATGGACATTCTGTTAGCCAgtgttaaatattttatttgtttcagttGTCTGCTCAGAACACGactgattaaaaaaacaaccaggCGAGCTTTTTTACCTATTGTGTCTTCACTGCTGCGTATGTTGCAACCTTTCCGTTCTGATTGGCTGACCATCTCTATTTAAGCACCATAGGTAGAAATGAGGTGAACCGCATTTTACCTAAACCAATTTAAATGTTCCGTTATGCAATGCTGATGtagtaattcaaattatttagtgTGGTAATAACTGACACGAAATCAACTAGGTTGTAGAGTTGTTGTGGTAATTGAGGTGCTTTCAATGACAATTGCAGCTTCCATTGGAAATATAATGGAAAGTGAGTTCGTTCATCAGGTGAGAATAGGTTTACCACGAGTGAAACTGCAATTAAGTAAACTCGACAGTGTGAATGGAGGGCATTTTTCACTGAATTGCTGGAGACGTATAAAACCCTCGTCCTTTGGCTAATCTGCATCAGTTTACAACTGACAATCAAAAGTACAGCTTGTTAATTCACACAGTTGCATTCAGGAAAAGCATAATCAAAATGAAGACTGCTATAGTAAGATATAACATAATCGCAAACAGAAATAatagtaattattttcatttgcgaTTAATTTATTCTACAATCGAATGGCGGAATGTTGTTCAATCTCTTTAACGTCATCctaatttcacaattttttaacatttacagTTATGCATCAGTGCCATCTTGCTTGCTGGAGTGTTTGCCGATCCAGAGGTAGGCCTAGCTGCTGAGCCCTAACAATATCCCAAACAAGCTTATCCAGCAGCTCATGGTCAGAAGTACAACAATTACTGCAACCCGCGAAAGGCACCAACCTGCGCCAAAACCGGcactgaaattttttgtctGAAAGACACCGAATATCCGGCGAAAGAAGTCAAGGTAAGTTTAGTTCTCACTTTAATTCACTTCTCAAActgttttatttacttttgcCTTATTGATTTCGATTCAGTACGCCATCGATTACGACCCGTTGGTGCTCAAGAAATACGCCGATGTTTCCGATCAGTCGGCCGATAATTTGGTCGATGGACTGACCTCTTTGGCTGAGGCGCACTTCTACTACTCCAACTACAAAGGGAAATTCTTCGAGAAGGGCCACTGGTCTGGTGACGAGGGATACATCTGCCCTAGCGACGTCGTTTATGCTCGCCCACTCCGAGCAGTGAATGTCGATGGAGAATGGCGGATTATCGTCCAAGAAAACGCCTGGCCTGGATACACCCAGACTCAACGCGTCGAAACTTGTTTGTTCCCCGGTGCATCTTGTCGCACCCTGGCTCCTTGTTTCGGCAGCAAATGTCTGCAAACATATGTTTACCAGCGGATGCTTTCCTTCGATCCTTGTGATCCTCAGAAGGGAATCTTCATCGACATCTACAAGTTGCCATCGGCCTGCTCTTGCCACATTCCCGGTAAACTTCACTGACTAATTAACCTTTCCGAATTAAATTCCAACGTGAAATGTATTTAATTCTAAACTATCATGTGGATGATAACTTAAATAACTCTTTTCctaaaacaacaaatcttGAAGAATCTATCTAATCTATTTGAAATTCTGCTTTTGTATTTCACTTGGTTGAAATTGTGAGATCTGAAGAATATTACCAAATCATACCGAGacatttcagaataaaaatggataGGATTGGGCTTCCActaaagaaaactttttaaatattttgtagttgaaattgaattgaaagaaataatttgcCTATTGTTAGAGGAATTCCAATCTTCAGCCTATATTTGGTATCAACACTGACGACAGTTCCAAATCAGGCAACAAGATGTCACTTGAAGGACTCTCACTCAAGAAGGAACGACAACTGAGTCGTGAGATCCAGTGGTTTTTGTGGATGTCTGACACTGTGGTATCGTCGGTTGGTAGCCTAGTTTTCGCCAATGTGTTCCAGGGttaaatggagaaaaaataatttagttcATCGAGATTGTTTTTTCACTCAATTGTTGACCCACCTGCGTAATAACGGatacaatttaaaagaaaaaactaatgaCGCGGTCGAAATATCTGgggaggaaagagaagaaggttGAGACTTTATTAGCGATTATTCACGCATCTTCAGTGCGCTGCCACAGGCCACAGTCCGTTTGGAAGCAATTGTATATACGACGTGAATATAATTAttgaacttcttcttctttttttctgttttttttttttttttttttaataaccgCGTAGAGTTGCCACGCTACGAAACCTGGCTTCATCAACGTCCACCTAGTGCCAAGTAAATTACAATATGA
Proteins encoded in this window:
- the LOC124209977 gene encoding uncharacterized protein LOC124209977; its protein translation is YPKQAYPAAHGQKYNNYCNPRKAPTCAKTGTEIFCLKDTEYPAKEVKYAIDYDPLVLKKYADVSDQSADNLVDGLTSLAEAHFYYSNYKGKFFEKGHWSGDEGYICPSDVVYARPLRAVNVDGEWRIIVQENAWPGYTQTQRVETCLFPGASCRTLAPCFGSKCLQTYVYQRMLSFDPCDPQKGIFIDIYKLPSACSCHIPELPRYETWLHQRPPSAK
- the LOC124209873 gene encoding uncharacterized protein LOC124209873, with translation MSIKLTIIALLMVIGVFSDPEPSHYKAPPPYGAQPKYVEIPHCAKNTTKSWCLEDSEYPQHEVQQALDQHYQAGVAFYKDKLAKLNDEVYLCPSSAYYVRPFRAINVDGKRRTIVNGAESYGIKYTQTARIEECDVVVGTTCPLVPSCYESKCIQKIFFHRFLVYNPQDYTFPFAIEKFKLPGSCGCVVGAFHL
- the LOC124209976 gene encoding nucleolar and coiled-body phosphoprotein 1-like, with translation MLPGLHNTFALPKKNAGKSQKVNKGKTSPEVEDDVKTAPVEKKTPETVETNEAAAPAPVAETKEKRGRGKKAQPPVAKSEEMSSSPKVNPEPVEETAQEKDVQVWVFKVVAEPKSKPGPKSKTGPKSKMKTKPTEAESETTQVVEPEVVEKKGRGKRGNQVLDTAPPTVTEVVTDQPEVQAPPVVAAATEVSPAPKESENLVTNEPDTKEKRGRGRQASSKDGAKKAAKASEEPLPNDETESPLPASPVAETKEKRGRGPQAKAQAEAPVEETTEAVEVVPAKRGRGKKAAAPAASKADAEEEAVEEVKETKPKGKKGAAAAKKHVEEEEKPAVPEEPAASKVDAEEEAVEERGRRKKATPLAKVAADEEAEAVEEVKETKAKGKKGPAAKKQAEEKVAAVPEAAEKPQKTTKRGKAAVATPDESEASPTKKPKGAPLETEGVRKSSRTQVVKTYADESSESLDQPASKKRGGRKKAAANGMDGVAEEAEDTNKFAS